Proteins co-encoded in one Conger conger chromosome 4, fConCon1.1, whole genome shotgun sequence genomic window:
- the LOC133127690 gene encoding U2 snRNP-associated SURP motif-containing protein-like isoform X1, which translates to MADKTPGGAQKASAKALLESKLKSFTIGKMAVAKRTLSKKEQDEIKKKEDERAAAEIYEEFLAAFEGGEGKVKAFVRGGFANATKEETSSDDKKGRLYKPKSRFEAKSFLPLETPPQFLALDKRHSTNLKKTSEKEKKKSNLELFKEELKQIQEERDERHKTKGRVSRFEPLSGMDGRRSSDGSSRRNRPSSVLDDSAPGSHDVGDPSTTNLYLGNINPQMNEEMLCQEFGRYGPLASVKIMWPRTDEERARERNCGFVAFMTRRDAERALKHLNGKMIMNFEMKLGWGKGVPIPPHPIYIPPSMMEHTLPPPPSGLPFNAQPRERLKNPNATLLPPPKNKEEFDKTLSQAIVKVVIPTERNLLSLIHRMIEFVVREGPMFEAMIMNREISNPMYRFLFENQSPAHVYYRWKLYSILQAEAPTKWRTDDFRMFKNGSLWRPPPLNPYLHGTYDDEDEEEEEEAGKKGCLKEEERDKLEEILRGLTPRKGDIAEAMIFCLGHAEAAEEIVECIAESLSILKTPLPKKIARLYLVSDVLYNSSAKVTNASYYRKYFETKLCQIFSDLNATYRIIQGHLQSENYKQRVMSCFRAWEDWAVYPDPFLIKLQNIFLGLVNLNVEKEAPAAVVEATPVEDIDGAPIGEELDGAPLEDVDGVPIDGAPVDGAPIDGVPIDGAPIDGAPIDGAPIDGAPLDDLDGVPIKAVEDDLDGLPLDHTGQKQPTFKVAPSKWEAVDEAELEAQAVTTSKWEIFEQPELVEPKKEEEESADEDDTKSSQSEEQQSYSNPVKDDSSDSKTTKPSEMNEEKRTKLREIEVKVVKFQDELESGKRPKKSGQSIQEQVQHYRDKLLQKEKEKEKIEKEKEKDKKDKEKTEVRSKEKEKEKEVSTPTRKDRCRSPAVVVRKRRHSSSPSPARNSGRRARSPSPRSERSDRSYTKDRSRGRSSHKDSPRNSSRKSSKRSPTPPRTPKRSRRSRTRSPKKSSKKSRSRSRSPHRSHKKSKKSKH; encoded by the exons ATGGCGGACAAAACACCTGGTGGGGCTCAGAAAGCCAGCGCTAAG GCGCTTCTGGAGAGCAAACTGAAGTCCTTCACCATTGGCAAAATGGCGGTGGCAAAGAGAACTCTCAGCAAAAAGGAACAggatgaaataaaaaagaag GAAGACGAACGAGCTGCAGCTGAGATCTATGAAGAATTCTTGGCTGCCTTTGAGGGAGGGGAGGGCAAAGTCAAAGCTTTTGTCAGAGGAGGATTTGCCAATGCAACAAAGG AGGAGACCTCTTCTGATGACAAGAAAGGCAGGCTGTACAAACCCAAGTCTCGCTTTGAAGCCAAAAGCTTTTTGCCCTTGGAAACCCCTCCACAGTTTTTAGCATTAGATAAGCGGCACAGCACG AACCTTAAAAAGACTAGtgagaaggagaaaaagaagagtAACTTGGAGCTCTTCAAAGAAGAACTAAAACA AATACAAGAAGAGCGAGATGAACGGCACAAGACAAAGGGTCGTGTCAGCAGATTTGAGCCTCTCTCTGGCATGGATGGAAGACGCTCCT CGGATGGTTCTTCACGAAGAAACCGTCCGTCCAGTG TTCTGGATGATTCTGCGCCAGGCTCTCATGACGTTGGAGACCCCTCAACCACAAACTTGTATCTCGGAAACATAAATCCACAG ATGAACGAGGAGATGCTTTGTCAAGAGTTTGGCCGCTATGGCCCCTTGGCCAGCGTGAAGATCATGTGGCCCAGGACAGACGAGGAGCGGGCTAGGGAGAGAAACTGCGGCTTTGTGGCATTCATGACCAGGAGAGATGCAGAGCGGgcattgaaacatttaaatg GAAAGATGATCATGAATTTTGAGATGAAGCTAGGGTGGGGTAAAGGCGTTCcaatccctccccaccccatATACATTCCACCTTCTATGATGGAGCACACCCTTCCGCCACCCCCATCTGGACTCCCCTTCAACGCACAGCCCCGGGAGAGGTTGAAGAACCCCAATGCTACCCTCCTTCCACCTCCCAAAAACAAGGAGGAGTTTGATAAG ACTCTGTCGCAAGCCATAGTCAAAGTGGTTATCCCAACAGAAAG GAATTTGCTCTCTCTGATACATCGAATGATCGAGTTTGTGGTGCGTGAAGGCCCCATGTTTGAAGCCATGATCATGAACCGAGAGATCAGCAACCccatgtacag GTTTCTGTTTGAGAATCAGAGCCCGGCTCACGTGTACTACCGATGGAAGCTGTACTCCATCCTGCAG GCCGAAGCTCCCACGAAGTGGCGCACGGACGACTTCCGCATGTTCAAGAACGGGTCCCTGTGGCGGCCGCCCCCTCTCAACCCATATCTGCACGGCACGTACGACGACGAagacgaggaggaagaggaggaggccgGCAAAAAAGGCTGCTTAAAAGAAGA GGAGCGAGACAAGCTGGAGGAGATTCTGCGGGGCCTAACTCCCAGGAAGGGTGACATCGCGGAGGCCATGATCTTCTGCCTCGGCCATGCTGAGGCAGCTGAGGAGATTGTGGAGTGCATCGCAGAGTCTCTGTCCATACTCAAGACTCCACTGCCCAAAAAG ATTGCACGGTTGTATTTGGTATCTGATGTGCTGTATAACTCGTCCGCTAAAGTGACGAATGCCTCTTATTACAGGAAATA CTTTGAAACCAAGCTCTGCCAGATATTTTCCGACCTCAATGCCACATACAGGATAATACAAGGACACCTGCAGTCTGAAAATTACAAG CAAAGAGTGATGTCATGCTTCCGTGCATGGGAGGACTGGGCGGTGTACCCAGACCCCTTCCTGATCAAGCTGCAGAACATCTTCCTGGGCCTGGTCAAcctgaatgtggaaaaggaGGCCCCTGCAGCCGTTGTTGAG GCCACTCCAGTAGAAGACATCGACGGAGCCCCCATTGGCGAAGAGCTGGACGGGGCCCCTTTGGAAGATGTGGACGGGGTGCCCATCGACGGAGCACCCGTGGATGGAGCACCAATTGATGGAGTGCCTATTGACGGAGCTCCCATTGACGGAGCTCCCATTGACGGGGCGCCCATTGATGGAGCTCCACTCGATGACCTGGATGGAGTTCCCATAAAGGCTGTGGAGGATGATTTGGATGGGCTGCCAT TGGATCATACTGGGCAGAAACAGCCGACGTTTAAAGTAGCGCCTTCCAAATGGGAAGCGGTGGATGAGGCTGAGCTGGAAGCACAAG CTGTCACTACATCAAAGTGGGAGATCTTTGAACAGCCGGAGTTGGTGGAGCCAAAGAA GGAGGAAGAAGAGAGTGCCGATGAAGACGACACCAAGAGTTCTCAGTCCGAAGAGCAGCAGTCCTATTCCAACCCCGTGAAGGATGACTCCTCCGATTCCAAAACCACAAAGCCTTCTGAAATGAACGAGGAGAAGCGCACAAAGCTACGGGAGATAGAG GTTAAAGTCGTGAAGTTTCAAGATGAACTGGAGTCGGGGAAACGGCCCAAAAAGTCCGGACAGAGTATTCAGGAGCAAGTCCAACACTACCGAGACAAACTGTTACAGAAA gaaaaagaaaaagagaaaattgaaaaggaaaaagaaaaagacaaaaaagacaaagaaaaaacagaggTGCGTTcaaaagaaaaggagaaggaaAAGGAAGTTTCCACACCCACCAGAAAAGACAG GTGTCGGTCTCCTGCTGTGGTTGTCAGGAAGCGGCGGCATAGCAGCTCCCCCAGCCCGGCCCGGAATAGCGGGCGACGGGCGAGGTCCCCTTCCCCTCGCTCCGAACGTTCCGACCGCTCCTACACAAAAGACCGCTCCCGAGGCCGGTCTTCCCACAAGGACTCTCCCCGGAATAGCAGCAGGAAGTCCTCAAAAAG ATCGCCCACACCACCGAGGACACCAAAGCGATCCAGGAGGTCACGGACGAGGTCACCCAAGAAATCGAGCAAGAAATCCAGGTCACGGTCCAGGTCTCCACACCGGTCTCACAAGAAATCAAAGAAGAGTAAACACTGA
- the LOC133127690 gene encoding U2 snRNP-associated SURP motif-containing protein-like isoform X2 — protein MADKTPGGAQKASAKALLESKLKSFTIGKMAVAKRTLSKKEQDEIKKKEDERAAAEIYEEFLAAFEGGEGKVKAFVRGGFANATKEETSSDDKKGRLYKPKSRFEAKSFLPLETPPQFLALDKRHSTNLKKTSEKEKKKSNLELFKEELKQIQEERDERHKTKGRVSRFEPLSGMDGRRSFLDDSAPGSHDVGDPSTTNLYLGNINPQMNEEMLCQEFGRYGPLASVKIMWPRTDEERARERNCGFVAFMTRRDAERALKHLNGKMIMNFEMKLGWGKGVPIPPHPIYIPPSMMEHTLPPPPSGLPFNAQPRERLKNPNATLLPPPKNKEEFDKTLSQAIVKVVIPTERNLLSLIHRMIEFVVREGPMFEAMIMNREISNPMYRFLFENQSPAHVYYRWKLYSILQAEAPTKWRTDDFRMFKNGSLWRPPPLNPYLHGTYDDEDEEEEEEAGKKGCLKEEERDKLEEILRGLTPRKGDIAEAMIFCLGHAEAAEEIVECIAESLSILKTPLPKKIARLYLVSDVLYNSSAKVTNASYYRKYFETKLCQIFSDLNATYRIIQGHLQSENYKQRVMSCFRAWEDWAVYPDPFLIKLQNIFLGLVNLNVEKEAPAAVVEATPVEDIDGAPIGEELDGAPLEDVDGVPIDGAPVDGAPIDGVPIDGAPIDGAPIDGAPIDGAPLDDLDGVPIKAVEDDLDGLPLDHTGQKQPTFKVAPSKWEAVDEAELEAQAVTTSKWEIFEQPELVEPKKEEEESADEDDTKSSQSEEQQSYSNPVKDDSSDSKTTKPSEMNEEKRTKLREIEVKVVKFQDELESGKRPKKSGQSIQEQVQHYRDKLLQKEKEKEKIEKEKEKDKKDKEKTEVRSKEKEKEKEVSTPTRKDRCRSPAVVVRKRRHSSSPSPARNSGRRARSPSPRSERSDRSYTKDRSRGRSSHKDSPRNSSRKSSKRSPTPPRTPKRSRRSRTRSPKKSSKKSRSRSRSPHRSHKKSKKSKH, from the exons ATGGCGGACAAAACACCTGGTGGGGCTCAGAAAGCCAGCGCTAAG GCGCTTCTGGAGAGCAAACTGAAGTCCTTCACCATTGGCAAAATGGCGGTGGCAAAGAGAACTCTCAGCAAAAAGGAACAggatgaaataaaaaagaag GAAGACGAACGAGCTGCAGCTGAGATCTATGAAGAATTCTTGGCTGCCTTTGAGGGAGGGGAGGGCAAAGTCAAAGCTTTTGTCAGAGGAGGATTTGCCAATGCAACAAAGG AGGAGACCTCTTCTGATGACAAGAAAGGCAGGCTGTACAAACCCAAGTCTCGCTTTGAAGCCAAAAGCTTTTTGCCCTTGGAAACCCCTCCACAGTTTTTAGCATTAGATAAGCGGCACAGCACG AACCTTAAAAAGACTAGtgagaaggagaaaaagaagagtAACTTGGAGCTCTTCAAAGAAGAACTAAAACA AATACAAGAAGAGCGAGATGAACGGCACAAGACAAAGGGTCGTGTCAGCAGATTTGAGCCTCTCTCTGGCATGGATGGAAGACGCTCCT TTCTGGATGATTCTGCGCCAGGCTCTCATGACGTTGGAGACCCCTCAACCACAAACTTGTATCTCGGAAACATAAATCCACAG ATGAACGAGGAGATGCTTTGTCAAGAGTTTGGCCGCTATGGCCCCTTGGCCAGCGTGAAGATCATGTGGCCCAGGACAGACGAGGAGCGGGCTAGGGAGAGAAACTGCGGCTTTGTGGCATTCATGACCAGGAGAGATGCAGAGCGGgcattgaaacatttaaatg GAAAGATGATCATGAATTTTGAGATGAAGCTAGGGTGGGGTAAAGGCGTTCcaatccctccccaccccatATACATTCCACCTTCTATGATGGAGCACACCCTTCCGCCACCCCCATCTGGACTCCCCTTCAACGCACAGCCCCGGGAGAGGTTGAAGAACCCCAATGCTACCCTCCTTCCACCTCCCAAAAACAAGGAGGAGTTTGATAAG ACTCTGTCGCAAGCCATAGTCAAAGTGGTTATCCCAACAGAAAG GAATTTGCTCTCTCTGATACATCGAATGATCGAGTTTGTGGTGCGTGAAGGCCCCATGTTTGAAGCCATGATCATGAACCGAGAGATCAGCAACCccatgtacag GTTTCTGTTTGAGAATCAGAGCCCGGCTCACGTGTACTACCGATGGAAGCTGTACTCCATCCTGCAG GCCGAAGCTCCCACGAAGTGGCGCACGGACGACTTCCGCATGTTCAAGAACGGGTCCCTGTGGCGGCCGCCCCCTCTCAACCCATATCTGCACGGCACGTACGACGACGAagacgaggaggaagaggaggaggccgGCAAAAAAGGCTGCTTAAAAGAAGA GGAGCGAGACAAGCTGGAGGAGATTCTGCGGGGCCTAACTCCCAGGAAGGGTGACATCGCGGAGGCCATGATCTTCTGCCTCGGCCATGCTGAGGCAGCTGAGGAGATTGTGGAGTGCATCGCAGAGTCTCTGTCCATACTCAAGACTCCACTGCCCAAAAAG ATTGCACGGTTGTATTTGGTATCTGATGTGCTGTATAACTCGTCCGCTAAAGTGACGAATGCCTCTTATTACAGGAAATA CTTTGAAACCAAGCTCTGCCAGATATTTTCCGACCTCAATGCCACATACAGGATAATACAAGGACACCTGCAGTCTGAAAATTACAAG CAAAGAGTGATGTCATGCTTCCGTGCATGGGAGGACTGGGCGGTGTACCCAGACCCCTTCCTGATCAAGCTGCAGAACATCTTCCTGGGCCTGGTCAAcctgaatgtggaaaaggaGGCCCCTGCAGCCGTTGTTGAG GCCACTCCAGTAGAAGACATCGACGGAGCCCCCATTGGCGAAGAGCTGGACGGGGCCCCTTTGGAAGATGTGGACGGGGTGCCCATCGACGGAGCACCCGTGGATGGAGCACCAATTGATGGAGTGCCTATTGACGGAGCTCCCATTGACGGAGCTCCCATTGACGGGGCGCCCATTGATGGAGCTCCACTCGATGACCTGGATGGAGTTCCCATAAAGGCTGTGGAGGATGATTTGGATGGGCTGCCAT TGGATCATACTGGGCAGAAACAGCCGACGTTTAAAGTAGCGCCTTCCAAATGGGAAGCGGTGGATGAGGCTGAGCTGGAAGCACAAG CTGTCACTACATCAAAGTGGGAGATCTTTGAACAGCCGGAGTTGGTGGAGCCAAAGAA GGAGGAAGAAGAGAGTGCCGATGAAGACGACACCAAGAGTTCTCAGTCCGAAGAGCAGCAGTCCTATTCCAACCCCGTGAAGGATGACTCCTCCGATTCCAAAACCACAAAGCCTTCTGAAATGAACGAGGAGAAGCGCACAAAGCTACGGGAGATAGAG GTTAAAGTCGTGAAGTTTCAAGATGAACTGGAGTCGGGGAAACGGCCCAAAAAGTCCGGACAGAGTATTCAGGAGCAAGTCCAACACTACCGAGACAAACTGTTACAGAAA gaaaaagaaaaagagaaaattgaaaaggaaaaagaaaaagacaaaaaagacaaagaaaaaacagaggTGCGTTcaaaagaaaaggagaaggaaAAGGAAGTTTCCACACCCACCAGAAAAGACAG GTGTCGGTCTCCTGCTGTGGTTGTCAGGAAGCGGCGGCATAGCAGCTCCCCCAGCCCGGCCCGGAATAGCGGGCGACGGGCGAGGTCCCCTTCCCCTCGCTCCGAACGTTCCGACCGCTCCTACACAAAAGACCGCTCCCGAGGCCGGTCTTCCCACAAGGACTCTCCCCGGAATAGCAGCAGGAAGTCCTCAAAAAG ATCGCCCACACCACCGAGGACACCAAAGCGATCCAGGAGGTCACGGACGAGGTCACCCAAGAAATCGAGCAAGAAATCCAGGTCACGGTCCAGGTCTCCACACCGGTCTCACAAGAAATCAAAGAAGAGTAAACACTGA
- the LOC133127690 gene encoding U2 snRNP-associated SURP motif-containing protein-like isoform X3, whose amino-acid sequence MLPSFHLPKTRRSLIRNLLSLIHRMIEFVVREGPMFEAMIMNREISNPMYRFLFENQSPAHVYYRWKLYSILQAEAPTKWRTDDFRMFKNGSLWRPPPLNPYLHGTYDDEDEEEEEEAGKKGCLKEEERDKLEEILRGLTPRKGDIAEAMIFCLGHAEAAEEIVECIAESLSILKTPLPKKIARLYLVSDVLYNSSAKVTNASYYRKYFETKLCQIFSDLNATYRIIQGHLQSENYKQRVMSCFRAWEDWAVYPDPFLIKLQNIFLGLVNLNVEKEAPAAVVEATPVEDIDGAPIGEELDGAPLEDVDGVPIDGAPVDGAPIDGVPIDGAPIDGAPIDGAPIDGAPLDDLDGVPIKAVEDDLDGLPLDHTGQKQPTFKVAPSKWEAVDEAELEAQAVTTSKWEIFEQPELVEPKKEEEESADEDDTKSSQSEEQQSYSNPVKDDSSDSKTTKPSEMNEEKRTKLREIEVKVVKFQDELESGKRPKKSGQSIQEQVQHYRDKLLQKEKEKEKIEKEKEKDKKDKEKTEVRSKEKEKEKEVSTPTRKDRCRSPAVVVRKRRHSSSPSPARNSGRRARSPSPRSERSDRSYTKDRSRGRSSHKDSPRNSSRKSSKRSPTPPRTPKRSRRSRTRSPKKSSKKSRSRSRSPHRSHKKSKKSKH is encoded by the exons ATGCTACCCTCCTTCCACCTCCCAAAAACAAGGAGGAGTTTGATAAG GAATTTGCTCTCTCTGATACATCGAATGATCGAGTTTGTGGTGCGTGAAGGCCCCATGTTTGAAGCCATGATCATGAACCGAGAGATCAGCAACCccatgtacag GTTTCTGTTTGAGAATCAGAGCCCGGCTCACGTGTACTACCGATGGAAGCTGTACTCCATCCTGCAG GCCGAAGCTCCCACGAAGTGGCGCACGGACGACTTCCGCATGTTCAAGAACGGGTCCCTGTGGCGGCCGCCCCCTCTCAACCCATATCTGCACGGCACGTACGACGACGAagacgaggaggaagaggaggaggccgGCAAAAAAGGCTGCTTAAAAGAAGA GGAGCGAGACAAGCTGGAGGAGATTCTGCGGGGCCTAACTCCCAGGAAGGGTGACATCGCGGAGGCCATGATCTTCTGCCTCGGCCATGCTGAGGCAGCTGAGGAGATTGTGGAGTGCATCGCAGAGTCTCTGTCCATACTCAAGACTCCACTGCCCAAAAAG ATTGCACGGTTGTATTTGGTATCTGATGTGCTGTATAACTCGTCCGCTAAAGTGACGAATGCCTCTTATTACAGGAAATA CTTTGAAACCAAGCTCTGCCAGATATTTTCCGACCTCAATGCCACATACAGGATAATACAAGGACACCTGCAGTCTGAAAATTACAAG CAAAGAGTGATGTCATGCTTCCGTGCATGGGAGGACTGGGCGGTGTACCCAGACCCCTTCCTGATCAAGCTGCAGAACATCTTCCTGGGCCTGGTCAAcctgaatgtggaaaaggaGGCCCCTGCAGCCGTTGTTGAG GCCACTCCAGTAGAAGACATCGACGGAGCCCCCATTGGCGAAGAGCTGGACGGGGCCCCTTTGGAAGATGTGGACGGGGTGCCCATCGACGGAGCACCCGTGGATGGAGCACCAATTGATGGAGTGCCTATTGACGGAGCTCCCATTGACGGAGCTCCCATTGACGGGGCGCCCATTGATGGAGCTCCACTCGATGACCTGGATGGAGTTCCCATAAAGGCTGTGGAGGATGATTTGGATGGGCTGCCAT TGGATCATACTGGGCAGAAACAGCCGACGTTTAAAGTAGCGCCTTCCAAATGGGAAGCGGTGGATGAGGCTGAGCTGGAAGCACAAG CTGTCACTACATCAAAGTGGGAGATCTTTGAACAGCCGGAGTTGGTGGAGCCAAAGAA GGAGGAAGAAGAGAGTGCCGATGAAGACGACACCAAGAGTTCTCAGTCCGAAGAGCAGCAGTCCTATTCCAACCCCGTGAAGGATGACTCCTCCGATTCCAAAACCACAAAGCCTTCTGAAATGAACGAGGAGAAGCGCACAAAGCTACGGGAGATAGAG GTTAAAGTCGTGAAGTTTCAAGATGAACTGGAGTCGGGGAAACGGCCCAAAAAGTCCGGACAGAGTATTCAGGAGCAAGTCCAACACTACCGAGACAAACTGTTACAGAAA gaaaaagaaaaagagaaaattgaaaaggaaaaagaaaaagacaaaaaagacaaagaaaaaacagaggTGCGTTcaaaagaaaaggagaaggaaAAGGAAGTTTCCACACCCACCAGAAAAGACAG GTGTCGGTCTCCTGCTGTGGTTGTCAGGAAGCGGCGGCATAGCAGCTCCCCCAGCCCGGCCCGGAATAGCGGGCGACGGGCGAGGTCCCCTTCCCCTCGCTCCGAACGTTCCGACCGCTCCTACACAAAAGACCGCTCCCGAGGCCGGTCTTCCCACAAGGACTCTCCCCGGAATAGCAGCAGGAAGTCCTCAAAAAG ATCGCCCACACCACCGAGGACACCAAAGCGATCCAGGAGGTCACGGACGAGGTCACCCAAGAAATCGAGCAAGAAATCCAGGTCACGGTCCAGGTCTCCACACCGGTCTCACAAGAAATCAAAGAAGAGTAAACACTGA
- the pcolce2b gene encoding procollagen C-endopeptidase enhancer 2b → MRSIVCCTLCLLFFTEVHAQSQRRPVFTCGGNITGESGVIGSQGYPGVYPPNTKCVWTITVPEGKVVVLSFRFIDLENDNLCRYDYVDVYNGHPNGQRLGRFCGTFRPGALVATGNKMLVQMMSDANTAGSGFLAVYSAAHPHERGDQYCGGRLDKSPGSFKTPNWPEKDYPAGVTCSWHIVAPRNQIIEVKFEKFDVERDNYCRYDYVAIFNGGEINDAKRIGKYCGDSPPDPIFSDGNQLLIQFLSDLSLTADGFIGHYKFRPKKFSTTTMPPTTTTPMPTTRSTPLKYSAALCQQKCKRSGTLESHYCSSNFVITGTVITAVMRGGSMYATISIINVYKEGNLAIQQAGKSMSTKIVILCKKCPSIRRGLNYIIMGQGDEEGRGKVAPHHFVMAFKAKNQKSLNVLKTKRC, encoded by the exons ATGAGGAGTATCGTTTGCTGTACCTtgtgtctgctgtttttcacGGAAGTCCACGCACAATCTCAGCGAAG GCCCGTATTTACATGTGGCGGAAATATAACGGGGGAATCTGGCGTCATCGGTAGCCAAGGATATCCCGGGGTTTACCctccaaatacaaaatgtgtttggacAATCACG GTGCCAGAAGGGAAGGTGGTTGTCCTCTCCTTCCGCTTCATCGACTTGGAGAATGACAACCTGTGCAGATACGACTACGTGGACGTATACAACGGGCACCCCAACGGGCAGCGTCTGGGCCGGTTCTGCGGGACCTTCAGGCCGGGAGCTCTTGTTGCTACTGGCAACAAGATGCTGGTGCAGATGATGTCTGATGCCAACACTGCTGGAAGTGGCTTCCTGGCGGTTTATTCTGCTGCCCACCCTCACGAGCGAG GGGATCAGTACTGTGGTGGTCGCTTAGACAAGTCGCCCGGATCCTTCAAGACACCAAATTGGCCAGAGAAGGATTACCCAGCAGGGGTCACCTGCTCCTGGCATATTGTGGCTCCTCGAAATCAG ATTATCGAGGTGAAGTTTGAGAAATTTGATGTGGAGCGAGATAACTACTGCCGCTATGATTATGTGGCCATTTTCAATGGGGGAGAAATAAACGATGCGAAACGCATTGGGAAATATTGTGGGGACAGTCCGCCAGA TCCTATCTTCTCTGATGGGAACCAGCTCCTCATTCAGTTCCTGTCTGACCTGAGCCTGACTGCGGATGGGTTCATCGGTCACTACAAATTCAGGCCCAAGAAATTCTCTACCACAACGATGCCCccgaccaccaccaccccaaTGCCCACGACCAGATCCACAC CGTTGAAGTATTCAGCTGCTCTGTGCCAGCAGAAATGCAAAAGGAGTGGGACCCTTGAGAGCCATTACTGTTCGAGCAACTTCG TGATAACCGGCACGGTGATCACTGCGGTGATGCGGGGAGGCAGCATGTATGCCACCATCTCCATCATAAATGTCTACAAGGAGGGAAACCTCGCCATTCAGCAAGCAGGCAAGAGCATGAGCACCAAGATTGTCATCCTTTGCAAGAAGTGTCCTTCAATCCGACGAG ggctcaacTACATCATTATGGGACAGGGAGACGAGGAGGGGCGTGGGAAGGTTGCCCCTCACCATTTTGTGATGGCCTTCAAAGCCAAAAACCAGAAAAGCCTGAATGTCTTGAAGACCAAGCGCTGCTGA